The genomic region TGCCTTCCATTTTTTTAAGGAAGATAATTTCATACTTACTTATCTGTGTGCTTCCCTTGTTTAGTTAACGTACTTGAAAACCAGACAAAAATATTCTCCTTCCCAGCTCAGTCTTTGTTACTATTATGATGTAGCTTCTTCTTTGTTACTATAAGATGGAGTGATTGTACATCTGCCTCTTTTTTGTGTAACTCTAGAGGAGAGAAAATGAGCAGGCCAGGAGACTGGAATTGCAGGTCATGCCAATACCTGAACTTCCAAAGAAGGGACTCATGCCAGCGCTGTGGAGAACCAAGACCCGGTGAGAGAGGTGACTATGGAAGCTTCGGTAGCAGGGGTGGCTCGTCATTCGGGTTCACTGGCCCTGATGTTAGGCCTGGTGACTGGTACTGCACTGTGGGGAACTGCGGAGCTCACAACTTTGCTAGCCGATCAAGCTGCTTCAAGTGTGGTGCAGCCAAAGATGAATCGTCGGGAGGATTTGAAGGTGACATGCCAAGAATGAGGGGTTATGGCTTTGGCAGCGGCAGCTCTAGTCGCTCCAGCTGGAAATCTGGGGACTGGATTTGCACCAGGTTGATTTCATTGGGTGAACACAATTTTTATCTTTGCC from Theobroma cacao cultivar B97-61/B2 chromosome 9, Criollo_cocoa_genome_V2, whole genome shotgun sequence harbors:
- the LOC18588987 gene encoding TATA-binding protein-associated factor 2N, translating into MSRPGDWNCRSCQYLNFQRRDSCQRCGEPRPGERGDYGSFGSRGGSSFGFTGPDVRPGDWYCTVGNCGAHNFASRSSCFKCGAAKDESSGGFEGDMPRMRGYGFGSGSSSRSSWKSGDWICTRSGCNEHNFASRMECFRCNAPRDSGNKSSY